In a single window of the Pedococcus dokdonensis genome:
- a CDS encoding type II secretion system F family protein gives MSGIVVGLALGCGLFLLWWACWVPDPTPRGPRRGGAGQRLREQLAQAGYETVGPGVLLACCLAAFGVVGLLVEAAIRVVPVALCFGGMAGYAPLALVRSRARRRRANLRELWPDAVDNITSGVRAGLALPEALSQLAVRGPEELRPAFLAFAEDYRSSGRFHDCLDRLKATLSDPVGDRLVESLRIAREVGGSDLGTLLRTLSAFLREDSRTRSELEARQGWTVNAARLAVAAPWVVLAMLCTRPESVQAYATATGTLVLLVGAVVSLAAYRIMLVVARLPDDERVLR, from the coding sequence GTGAGTGGGATCGTCGTGGGTCTGGCGCTCGGGTGCGGGCTGTTCCTGCTCTGGTGGGCCTGCTGGGTCCCTGACCCCACCCCGCGTGGGCCTCGTCGCGGTGGAGCGGGCCAGCGCCTCCGCGAACAGCTCGCCCAAGCCGGCTACGAGACAGTCGGCCCGGGCGTGCTGCTTGCGTGCTGCCTCGCGGCGTTCGGTGTCGTCGGCCTGCTCGTCGAGGCTGCGATCCGCGTGGTGCCCGTGGCGCTCTGCTTCGGGGGGATGGCGGGCTACGCACCCCTGGCCCTGGTGCGCAGCCGGGCTCGGCGTCGTCGGGCCAACCTGCGCGAGCTGTGGCCGGACGCCGTCGACAACATCACCTCGGGAGTGCGCGCCGGCCTGGCTCTCCCCGAGGCGCTGAGCCAGCTGGCCGTCCGCGGACCGGAGGAGCTCCGCCCGGCTTTCCTGGCCTTCGCCGAGGACTACCGGTCGAGTGGCCGGTTCCACGACTGCCTCGACCGGCTGAAGGCGACTCTCAGCGACCCCGTCGGCGATCGACTGGTCGAGTCCCTGCGCATCGCCAGGGAGGTCGGCGGGAGTGACCTGGGGACGCTCCTGCGGACCTTGTCCGCGTTTCTCCGGGAGGACAGCCGCACCCGCTCGGAGCTGGAGGCACGACAGGGCTGGACGGTCAACGCGGCGCGGTTGGCGGTCGCGGCGCCGTGGGTGGTGCTCGCCATGCTCTGCACCCGGCCGGAGTCCGTCCAGGCGTATGCCACGGCCACCGGCACGCTCGTCCTGCTGGTCGGTGCCGTCGTGTCGCTCGCGGCCTACCGGATCATGCTGGTCGTCGCGCGGCTCCCCGATGACGAGCGGGTGCTCCGGTGA
- a CDS encoding pilus assembly protein TadG-related protein, producing MKARRGRAESGQVSLLVLGFTVVVILLVVGTVAVTSVQLSRMRLLDAADAAALAAAGSLDVGAYADGLEGSVALDDSGVRRTAVDYLAQRPRPESLVDWQVAPGTGSPDGRTAVVRITGRARVPLVGGLLESVGGSVTITVESRARADLSAT from the coding sequence GTGAAGGCTCGTCGTGGCCGGGCCGAGTCGGGGCAGGTCTCCCTGCTCGTCCTCGGGTTCACCGTGGTCGTCATCCTGCTCGTGGTCGGGACGGTGGCGGTCACCTCCGTCCAGCTCTCCCGAATGCGGTTGCTCGATGCCGCGGACGCGGCCGCGCTCGCCGCCGCGGGCTCGCTCGACGTCGGTGCGTACGCGGACGGGCTGGAGGGGTCGGTCGCCCTGGATGACTCCGGGGTGCGGCGCACGGCGGTCGACTACCTCGCGCAGCGACCGAGGCCGGAGAGCCTGGTCGACTGGCAGGTGGCCCCGGGCACGGGCAGCCCGGACGGCCGGACCGCGGTCGTCCGCATCACTGGCCGGGCGCGGGTGCCGCTGGTGGGCGGACTGCTCGAGTCGGTCGGCGGCTCGGTCACCATCACCGTCGAGTCGCGGGCACGGGCCGATCTGAGCGCGACCTGA
- a CDS encoding pilus assembly protein, with protein MTARTRRRLFSRLRGRASGDAGSAVVELVFLTVLVMVPLFYLTMTVSRVQAGAYAASAAAREAARVYVSSDDDGEAEERAEAAARLAFEDQGFGTADSKVVVVCDGAPCLRPEGRVEATATVAVPLPLVPSFARRVVPLAIPVSSHHLLVVDRFRAAR; from the coding sequence GTGACCGCTCGGACCCGTCGCCGGCTGTTCTCGCGCCTGCGAGGACGGGCTTCGGGCGACGCAGGCAGCGCCGTGGTCGAGCTCGTCTTCCTGACCGTGCTGGTCATGGTGCCGCTGTTCTACCTGACCATGACCGTGTCCCGCGTCCAGGCGGGCGCGTATGCCGCGTCGGCCGCGGCGCGCGAAGCCGCCCGCGTCTACGTCAGCTCCGATGACGACGGCGAGGCAGAGGAACGAGCCGAGGCCGCCGCACGGTTGGCCTTCGAGGACCAGGGGTTTGGCACCGCCGACTCCAAGGTCGTGGTGGTCTGCGACGGTGCCCCCTGTCTGCGGCCCGAAGGACGGGTCGAGGCCACGGCGACTGTCGCGGTCCCGCTGCCACTGGTGCCGTCGTTCGCCCGGAGGGTGGTCCCGCTGGCGATCCCCGTGAGCTCGCACCACCTCCTGGTCGTGGACCGGTTCCGAGCCGCCCGGTGA
- the meaB gene encoding methylmalonyl Co-A mutase-associated GTPase MeaB, whose protein sequence is MAPRTVDVPALVDAARAGSPRAVARLISLVEDAHPALREVMAALAPHTGRAHVIGITGSPGVGKSTSTNALVAAFRKQGKRIGILAVDPSSPFSGGALLGDRVRMQDHALDAEVYIRSMASRGHLGGLSWTTPQALRVLDAAGCEVVLVETVGVGQSEVEIAGLADTTIVLLAPGMGDGIQAAKAGILEIGDVFVVNKADRDGADATVRDIRHMISLGDRTEPGLWRPPVVKTVAQQGQGIDEVVEAIEKHTSWMEESGTLRERRIRRAGDEIESIALQALRARMGDLRHGQGVDELAAAVVDGTTDPYAAADRIVDALA, encoded by the coding sequence TTGGCTCCCCGCACCGTCGACGTCCCTGCCCTGGTCGATGCGGCCAGGGCAGGGTCGCCTCGTGCCGTCGCGCGGCTGATCTCCCTCGTCGAGGACGCCCACCCCGCGCTGCGTGAGGTGATGGCCGCGCTGGCCCCCCACACCGGCCGGGCGCACGTCATCGGCATCACCGGCAGCCCGGGCGTCGGGAAGTCCACTTCCACCAACGCGCTCGTGGCCGCTTTCCGCAAGCAGGGCAAGCGGATCGGGATCCTGGCCGTCGACCCGTCCTCCCCGTTCTCGGGCGGCGCGCTGCTGGGCGACCGGGTGCGGATGCAGGACCACGCGCTCGACGCCGAGGTCTACATCCGCTCGATGGCCAGTCGGGGACACCTCGGCGGTCTCTCGTGGACGACCCCCCAGGCGTTGCGGGTCCTCGACGCGGCCGGCTGCGAGGTGGTGCTCGTCGAGACGGTGGGCGTGGGGCAGTCCGAGGTCGAGATCGCCGGGCTGGCCGACACCACGATCGTCCTGCTCGCCCCGGGTATGGGTGACGGGATCCAGGCTGCCAAGGCCGGCATCCTCGAGATCGGCGACGTGTTCGTGGTCAACAAGGCCGACCGCGACGGAGCCGACGCCACGGTCCGCGACATCCGCCACATGATCTCGCTCGGCGACCGCACCGAACCCGGCCTCTGGCGCCCCCCGGTCGTGAAGACCGTCGCGCAGCAGGGGCAGGGCATCGACGAGGTCGTCGAGGCGATCGAGAAGCACACGTCCTGGATGGAGGAGTCCGGCACGCTGCGCGAGCGTCGGATCCGCCGGGCCGGTGACGAGATCGAGTCGATCGCGCTCCAGGCGCTGCGCGCCAGGATGGGCGACCTGCGGCACGGCCAGGGCGTCGACGAGCTCGCTGCCGCCGTGGTGGACGGCACGACCGACCCGTATGCCGCCGCCGACCGGATCGTCGACGCCCTCGCCTGA
- a CDS encoding group II truncated hemoglobin — MRPSLYEFAGGEDAFLALARAHHERCVADPLLNHPFSKQDLDPHHVQRLAAYWAEVLGGPPTFSAELSDHSSMLRLHAGNGPGMLELGPRFVDCFVAAADDVGLPADPEFRAALRAYMEWAVADVNEFHDAGASVPSGWGMPRWDWDGLVTSGRD; from the coding sequence ATGCGGCCGAGCCTCTACGAGTTCGCCGGTGGCGAGGACGCCTTCCTCGCCCTGGCCCGTGCTCACCACGAGCGGTGCGTCGCCGATCCGCTGCTCAACCACCCGTTCAGCAAGCAAGACCTCGACCCCCACCACGTCCAGCGCCTCGCCGCCTACTGGGCCGAGGTGCTGGGCGGACCACCGACGTTCTCGGCCGAGCTGAGCGACCACTCCTCGATGCTGCGGCTGCACGCCGGCAACGGCCCGGGCATGCTCGAGCTGGGCCCGCGGTTCGTCGACTGCTTCGTCGCCGCCGCCGACGACGTGGGGCTGCCGGCCGACCCGGAGTTCCGGGCGGCCCTGCGGGCCTACATGGAGTGGGCAGTGGCCGACGTCAACGAGTTCCACGACGCCGGGGCGAGCGTCCCGTCCGGGTGGGGTATGCCGCGGTGGGACTGGGACGGCCTGGTCACCTCCGGCCGCGACTGA
- a CDS encoding TadE family protein, with product MSDFVLTSVLVSLLFVAALQVGLTLHVRNTLLACASEGARFGAREGSGPQEGAARTRSLIASSVSARFARDVSAQVRVEGDVRVVAVRVRAPLPVLGSWGPDDGFDLVGRAFLEAQ from the coding sequence GTGAGCGACTTCGTCCTCACCTCGGTGTTGGTGTCCCTGCTGTTCGTCGCGGCGCTGCAGGTCGGCCTGACCCTGCACGTGCGCAACACGCTCCTCGCCTGCGCGTCCGAGGGGGCCCGCTTCGGGGCCAGGGAGGGGTCCGGACCGCAGGAGGGTGCCGCGCGGACGCGGTCGCTGATCGCGTCGTCGGTGTCGGCACGCTTCGCCCGCGACGTGTCGGCCCAGGTGCGGGTCGAGGGCGACGTGAGGGTGGTGGCGGTGCGGGTCCGGGCGCCACTCCCGGTGCTGGGGTCGTGGGGCCCGGACGACGGCTTCGACCTCGTCGGCCGCGCCTTCCTGGAGGCCCAGTGA
- a CDS encoding type II secretion system F family protein, whose protein sequence is MNPSVLGAFAGLGLGVGLSLVWLGLPLRHRLTLDDRLLPYLLDAPRPSRLLGARPPGVGALGGAGVLAVLTRPLVTDLARRVESLLGRSSSVARRLARAGKPPDVDRFRAEQVVWGAVGMAAGLALASAVWLGQGGSVVRPLLIVVCGVAVGVVARDQWLSHEANVREQRILREFPTIAELLALAVAAGEGAVGALERVCRLSHGELAAELRRCLADARAGAPLSTALQGLGDRTGLVSLSRFVDGMVVAVERGTPLADVLRAQAHDVREAGRRAVMEVGGTKEIAMMVPVVFLVLPVTVLFAIFPGFAFLQFEI, encoded by the coding sequence GTGAACCCGTCCGTGCTCGGGGCGTTCGCCGGCCTCGGTCTCGGCGTCGGTCTGTCGTTGGTGTGGCTCGGACTGCCGCTGCGACACCGGTTGACCTTGGACGACCGGTTGTTGCCCTACCTGCTCGATGCGCCGAGGCCGTCACGGTTGCTGGGCGCGCGGCCGCCCGGCGTGGGTGCGCTCGGCGGTGCCGGCGTCCTCGCCGTCCTGACCCGGCCACTCGTGACCGACCTCGCGCGCCGGGTCGAGTCGTTGCTGGGTCGGTCGTCGTCGGTCGCTCGTCGGCTTGCGCGCGCAGGCAAGCCGCCTGACGTCGACCGGTTCAGGGCCGAGCAGGTGGTCTGGGGTGCGGTCGGCATGGCCGCAGGACTCGCGCTCGCCAGCGCGGTGTGGCTGGGTCAGGGCGGGTCGGTCGTCCGACCACTCCTCATCGTGGTCTGTGGGGTGGCGGTCGGCGTCGTCGCTCGCGACCAGTGGCTGAGCCACGAGGCGAACGTGCGCGAGCAGCGCATCCTGCGGGAGTTCCCCACGATCGCCGAGCTGCTGGCTCTGGCGGTCGCCGCGGGCGAGGGAGCCGTCGGTGCCCTCGAACGGGTCTGCCGGCTCTCGCACGGCGAGCTGGCGGCCGAGCTGCGGCGCTGCCTGGCCGACGCCCGGGCCGGTGCACCGTTGTCGACCGCCCTGCAGGGCCTGGGCGACCGCACCGGGCTGGTGAGCCTGTCGAGGTTCGTCGACGGGATGGTCGTTGCCGTCGAGCGTGGCACTCCTCTCGCGGACGTGCTGCGCGCCCAGGCGCACGACGTGCGGGAGGCCGGTCGCCGCGCCGTCATGGAGGTCGGCGGCACCAAGGAGATCGCGATGATGGTGCCGGTCGTGTTCCTCGTGCTCCCGGTCACCGTGCTGTTCGCCATCTTCCCCGGGTTCGCCTTCCTGCAGTTCGAGATCTGA
- a CDS encoding HNH endonuclease signature motif containing protein — MTAALVRDADPVQLAAAVGALSKSDVAALDRAEAEAYVVACERVRAAFEARQALAMDTLAGRVEDDLHRQQAEAPLSAGTRSIDTHGLVASTLSPALHCATRTVQRRLVGARWLACEFAATFDAAWDGDLEQRRSDVVVEAGLAVSADLRGAYEALVLESSVDEVTGEYVVVSERMRELSRSELVSRCRKIARELDPDSEQAALQRARDARRVVIQPHPDQPGMARWVVVLPTETSQRLASAVDALAGQYARANPGTPIDAARADALADLALAQSDVTTVVELLVPVLPAPAELVAEPAEPESAGPESAGPESAEPEPKPGESEPVSEPAEPEPAEPEPAEPEPAGGGASQPREGAPVRWVIPGVVDDPRHGALTPEVIARILSDPDVSVRLARLDPDGSIVQDPRRYRPSASVRRRVRSRDGLCRFPGCHTPARQTDLDHVVAFPVGPTDPANLLCLCRTHHGFKHHGGWTLTLAKDARATWRAPDGRTWVTEPRPAQVRDDLRLTDGIGADRLHDLRRGWLPGLPIGMTPADLTDAEDRLPDDPPESPATPLAPPDWVDLDDARPWPPPGPHRDLVVESLASGSALEQQLAQLLALAA; from the coding sequence GTGACCGCGGCGCTGGTGCGCGACGCCGACCCGGTTCAGCTGGCGGCGGCGGTCGGTGCCCTCTCGAAGTCGGATGTGGCGGCGCTCGACCGCGCCGAGGCCGAGGCATACGTCGTCGCCTGCGAGCGGGTGCGGGCGGCATTCGAGGCTCGTCAGGCGCTGGCCATGGACACCCTGGCCGGTCGCGTCGAGGACGACCTGCACCGGCAGCAGGCCGAGGCGCCGCTGTCCGCCGGCACACGGAGCATCGACACCCACGGGCTGGTCGCGTCCACGCTCTCCCCCGCGTTGCACTGCGCGACCCGCACGGTCCAGCGCCGGCTCGTCGGTGCTCGGTGGCTGGCCTGCGAGTTCGCGGCGACGTTCGACGCGGCGTGGGACGGCGACCTCGAGCAGCGGCGCAGCGACGTGGTCGTCGAGGCGGGCCTGGCGGTGTCCGCCGATCTGCGTGGCGCCTACGAGGCCCTGGTGCTCGAGTCGTCGGTCGACGAGGTCACCGGCGAGTACGTCGTGGTGTCCGAGAGGATGCGCGAGCTGTCGCGCTCGGAGCTGGTCAGCCGGTGCCGCAAGATCGCGCGAGAGCTCGATCCCGACAGCGAGCAGGCCGCCCTGCAGCGAGCCCGCGACGCGCGTCGAGTCGTGATCCAGCCGCACCCCGACCAGCCCGGCATGGCCCGGTGGGTGGTCGTGCTTCCCACAGAGACCAGCCAGCGGCTCGCTTCCGCGGTCGATGCGCTCGCTGGTCAGTACGCCCGAGCCAACCCCGGCACGCCGATCGATGCGGCCCGGGCCGATGCCCTCGCCGATCTCGCTCTGGCCCAGTCCGACGTGACCACCGTGGTCGAGCTCCTCGTCCCGGTCCTGCCCGCTCCCGCCGAGTTGGTCGCCGAGCCAGCAGAGCCCGAGTCGGCAGGGCCCGAGTCGGCAGGGCCCGAGTCGGCAGAGCCCGAGCCCAAGCCCGGAGAGTCAGAGCCGGTCTCCGAGCCAGCAGAGCCCGAGCCAGCAGAGCCCGAGCCAGCAGAGCCCGAGCCAGCAGGTGGTGGCGCGTCGCAGCCGCGGGAGGGTGCCCCGGTTCGGTGGGTGATCCCCGGCGTGGTCGACGACCCACGGCACGGCGCCCTCACCCCCGAGGTGATCGCTCGGATCCTCAGCGACCCGGATGTGTCGGTGCGGTTGGCGCGCCTCGACCCGGACGGCTCGATCGTTCAGGACCCACGCAGGTATCGCCCGAGTGCCTCGGTGCGTCGACGGGTGCGGTCGAGGGACGGTTTGTGCCGCTTCCCGGGCTGCCACACGCCCGCTCGTCAGACCGACCTCGACCACGTGGTCGCGTTCCCCGTCGGACCCACCGACCCCGCCAACCTGCTGTGCCTCTGCCGCACCCACCACGGGTTCAAGCACCATGGCGGGTGGACGCTCACGCTCGCGAAGGATGCGCGGGCCACGTGGCGCGCGCCCGACGGTCGCACCTGGGTGACCGAACCTCGCCCAGCGCAAGTCCGTGACGACCTCCGGCTCACCGACGGCATCGGTGCGGACCGGCTGCACGACCTGCGTCGAGGGTGGTTGCCCGGCCTTCCGATCGGCATGACCCCGGCCGACCTCACCGACGCGGAGGACCGTCTGCCCGACGATCCACCCGAGAGCCCGGCCACCCCCCTTGCGCCGCCCGACTGGGTGGACCTCGACGACGCCCGCCCGTGGCCGCCGCCCGGACCGCATCGCGACCTCGTGGTCGAGAGCCTCGCGAGCGGATCGGCCCTCGAGCAACAGCTCGCCCAGCTCCTGGCCCTCGCAGCCTGA
- a CDS encoding CpaF family protein → MEALATVESEVRELIRRSGLDPLRDAGALDRLVREVVADYDGRSLHGSLPRLPALDDAVKSVKDAVAGFGPLQPYFDDPEVEEIWINEPTKVFVARGGVAELTTTMLTDDGVRDLVEQMLKSSGRRVDLSSPFVDAVLPDGSRLHVVIPDITRAHWSVNVRKFVASASHLDDLVGLGTLTAPAARFLEAAVAAGLNILVAGGTQAGKTTLLNCLAAAIPPRERVVTCEEVFELKLPLRDVAAMQCRQPSLEGTGEIPLRRLVKEALRMRPSRIVVGEVRQGESLDLLIALNSGLPGMCTIHANSAREAITKMCTLPLLAGENVGSRFVVPTVAGSIDLVIHAALEHDGVRRVREVVAVPGRVEGDVVETADIFTQRDGVLRRADGFPPHHERFRRAGYDVAALLAVGVTT, encoded by the coding sequence GTGGAGGCGCTGGCCACGGTCGAGTCGGAGGTCCGGGAGCTGATCAGGAGGTCCGGTCTCGACCCACTGCGCGACGCAGGCGCGCTGGACCGCCTGGTCAGGGAGGTGGTGGCCGACTACGACGGCCGGTCGCTGCACGGCAGCCTCCCCAGACTGCCGGCACTCGACGACGCGGTGAAGTCCGTGAAGGACGCCGTGGCGGGGTTCGGCCCGCTCCAGCCCTACTTCGACGACCCGGAGGTCGAGGAGATCTGGATCAACGAACCCACCAAGGTGTTCGTGGCACGCGGCGGCGTCGCCGAGCTGACCACCACGATGCTGACCGACGACGGGGTGCGAGACCTCGTGGAGCAGATGCTCAAGTCCAGCGGGCGGCGGGTCGACCTGTCGAGCCCGTTCGTCGACGCGGTCTTGCCGGACGGGTCGCGGTTGCACGTCGTGATCCCTGACATCACGCGGGCCCACTGGTCGGTCAACGTCCGCAAGTTCGTGGCCAGCGCATCGCACCTCGACGACCTCGTCGGGCTCGGGACGCTGACCGCCCCCGCAGCCCGCTTCCTCGAGGCCGCCGTCGCGGCTGGGTTGAACATCCTGGTCGCCGGCGGGACCCAGGCCGGCAAGACCACTCTGCTGAACTGCCTCGCGGCCGCGATCCCGCCGCGCGAGCGAGTGGTCACCTGCGAGGAGGTGTTCGAGCTCAAGCTCCCGTTGCGGGACGTCGCGGCGATGCAGTGTCGCCAACCCAGCCTCGAGGGGACCGGCGAGATCCCCTTGCGGCGCCTGGTGAAGGAGGCGCTCCGGATGCGTCCTTCTCGGATCGTCGTCGGCGAGGTGCGCCAGGGGGAGAGCCTCGACCTGCTCATCGCCCTCAACAGCGGCCTGCCCGGCATGTGCACCATCCATGCCAACAGTGCGCGCGAGGCGATCACGAAGATGTGCACCCTGCCCCTCCTGGCCGGAGAGAACGTCGGCAGCCGGTTCGTGGTCCCGACGGTGGCGGGGTCGATCGACCTCGTGATCCACGCGGCGCTGGAGCACGACGGCGTCCGCCGGGTCCGTGAGGTGGTGGCGGTCCCGGGGCGGGTCGAGGGCGACGTGGTGGAGACGGCCGACATCTTCACCCAGCGCGATGGTGTGCTGCGCCGGGCTGATGGGTTCCCCCCGCACCACGAGCGCTTCCGGCGAGCCGGCTACGACGTCGCGGCCCTGCTGGCGGTCGGGGTGACGACGTGA
- a CDS encoding acetyl-CoA C-acetyltransferase, translating to MSDRPVSVIVAGARTPMGRLLGSLKDFSGADLGGFAIKGALDKAGVSPEQVDYVIMGQVLQAGTGQIPARQAAAKAGIPMTVPALTINKVCLSGINAIAMADQLIRAGEFDVVVAGGQESMTNAPHLLEKSREGFKYGDVQMRDHMAFDGLWDAFTDQAMGLLTEQANTGAQAFTREQQDEFSARSHQLAARAWKDGLFDDEVVSVSIPQRKGDPLEFKSDEGIRADTTTETLGKLRPAFSKEGTITAGSASQISDGAAAVVVMSKAKAEELGLSWIAEIGAHGVVAGPDSTLQQQPARAIAKACEREGISPADLDLVEINEAFAAVGLASAQELGIELDKVNVNGGAIALGHPIGMSGARIALHLALELGRRGGGVGAAALCGGGGQGDALIVRVPRTSSDSA from the coding sequence ATGTCTGACCGTCCCGTTTCCGTCATCGTCGCGGGTGCGCGCACCCCCATGGGCCGACTGCTCGGCTCGCTCAAGGACTTCTCCGGGGCGGACCTCGGCGGCTTCGCGATCAAGGGCGCGCTCGACAAGGCCGGGGTGAGCCCCGAGCAGGTCGACTACGTGATCATGGGACAGGTCCTGCAGGCCGGCACGGGCCAGATCCCCGCCCGCCAGGCCGCGGCCAAGGCCGGCATCCCGATGACCGTCCCCGCACTGACCATCAACAAGGTCTGCCTCTCCGGCATCAACGCCATCGCGATGGCCGACCAGCTGATCCGCGCCGGCGAGTTCGACGTCGTGGTGGCGGGGGGACAGGAGTCGATGACCAACGCGCCGCACCTGCTCGAGAAGTCCCGCGAGGGCTTCAAGTACGGCGACGTGCAGATGCGCGACCACATGGCGTTCGACGGCCTGTGGGACGCCTTCACCGACCAGGCGATGGGGCTGCTCACCGAGCAGGCCAACACCGGCGCCCAGGCCTTCACCCGCGAGCAGCAGGACGAGTTCAGCGCGCGCAGCCACCAGCTCGCCGCCCGGGCCTGGAAGGACGGCCTCTTCGACGACGAGGTCGTCTCCGTGTCGATCCCCCAGCGCAAGGGCGACCCGCTCGAGTTCAAGAGCGACGAGGGCATCCGCGCCGACACCACGACCGAGACGCTCGGCAAGCTGCGTCCGGCGTTCTCCAAGGAAGGCACCATCACCGCCGGCTCGGCGAGCCAGATCAGCGACGGCGCCGCCGCCGTCGTGGTGATGAGCAAGGCCAAGGCCGAGGAGCTCGGGCTCTCCTGGATCGCCGAGATCGGCGCCCACGGAGTCGTCGCGGGCCCGGACTCGACCCTCCAGCAGCAGCCCGCCCGCGCCATCGCCAAGGCCTGCGAGCGCGAGGGCATCAGCCCCGCCGACCTCGACCTCGTCGAGATCAACGAGGCCTTCGCCGCCGTCGGGCTGGCCTCCGCCCAGGAGCTCGGCATCGAGCTCGACAAGGTCAACGTCAACGGCGGCGCGATCGCCCTCGGCCACCCGATCGGCATGTCCGGCGCCCGGATCGCCCTGCACCTCGCGCTCGAGCTGGGACGGCGCGGCGGCGGGGTCGGGGCTGCTGCCCTCTGTGGCGGCGGCGGTCAGGGCGACGCCCTGATCGTGCGGGTGCCGCGGACCTCCTCCGACAGCGCCTGA